The following DNA comes from Candidatus Neomarinimicrobiota bacterium.
TCATAAGAATATATCATGATTCACAAAACCCTAATTCGCTTGTTGATAATAGAATAAGGTGTATTACTGAAGATCATCAAGGGATAATATGGATTGGTACTGAAGGTGGTTTAAGTGCTTACAATCCTGATAAAGGAATATTTCATAACTATCTAATCGAATCGGATGAATTTGATGGATTCGAGGGTAACATAATCCATGATATATACGAAGATAGTCGAAAACAGTTGTGGATTGCAACAGAAAAGGGTATTTTTAGATTCAACCGTGCTACTAAGTCATTTATCAGTTATAAACATGAACTATCTAACTCAGATTCATCAATAAGCGCTGTTATTACAATATGTGAGGATCAATGGGCTAATTTATGGATTGGGACATGGGGCGATGGATTACAGCGATTTGATATTTATAATCAGTGTTTTAAGAGAGTTACTCTTTTTGACGATAGAGGAATTGAATACTTTCCAGATATAATTACAAAGTTGATGATTGATAAATCTGGTAGATTATGGATTTGTACTTACAACGATGGTTTGTTTATTCTTCCTCAAATATCAGGTAACTTAATACTGAATCATTTTTATAATGTTCAGCATTATTATTATGATCCCTTAAAGGATGAAGGGATTCATTCCAATTCTATATGGACGGTTTATGAAGACAGGGGCAGGGTTGTATGGTTAGGTAACGAAAATGGTGGTATTGATAAATGCGATACAAAACAAGGATATATACAGCACTTTCGCTCTGTCATCCCGGAAAAAGGCGGTCTTTCTGATAATCATGTTACATCATTTTATGAGGGTAAAAATGGAATTATATGGATAGGGACCCGATTTGGTGGTCTAAACAGATTTGACCCGATTCAAAATAAATTTCAAGTTTATAAACATGTTCGTGGTCAGAATATCAATCTGGATGCGATAGTGTGTCTGGAAGGTGATGGCGAATGTTTATGGATAGGGACGGATGGTAACGGACTGGTTCGATATGATTTTAAGAACGGTTCCTTTACCAATTTTAAACACGATGTCAGCGATAGATCTTCAATAGGTGAAAATGCAATATATTCGCTTTACCTTGATTATAATAACACATTGTGGATTGGGACATGGGGTGGTGGATTATCGAAGCTTAATCCTGATGGACGTACATTCACAAACTACTCGGTAGACAAGGTAAATGTAAGAACAAATGTAGTTACAGATATTGTTGAGGATAAATCTGGGAAACTATGGTTAGGCACTTATGGGAAAGGGTTAGTTTGTTTTGATCCTGAAACTGAACAAATGATTTATTTCATGAATAATGAAAATGATACGAATAGTATAGCACATAACAATATAAGCGCACTCTATTTTACCCATGATAGTAAATTGTGGATTGGGACAATGGGAGGAGGACTGTGTTATCTTAAATCGTTTAACCCTGATTCGGGTAGTGCTCGTTTTGGCAGAATCACGAGGAAAAATGGCTTGCCTGACAATATGATAGAAAGTATAATTGAAGATGATAATGGAATTTTATGGCTTGGTACAAACCATGGAATTGTTCGACTGAATCCTCTTACTAAAGAAATTCGAACTTTTGACAGTGGAGATGGTTTCGGTCAGGATATTTTTTATCGTTGTGCAGTTTTGAAGTCCAGGCAGGGATTGCTTTATTTTGGTGGAATAAATGGATTTAATGTATTTCATCCTGCCAATATAACTGAGAATCCATATGTTCCTCCCATCGCTATAACAAAGTTTAAGCTATTTGGTAAGAAGGTCATTCCTGGAAATTCTCCCAAGTGCAAGCTAAAACGGTCAATCATAACCGCGGATAATATAGTACTTTCATATAAGGATAATTTCTTCTCTTTTGAGTTTTCAGCTCTTGATTATAGCTGTCCGAGGAAAAATAAGTATGCTTACATGCTTGAAGGTTTTGACCAGCAATGGCATAAAACAGACGCAAGTCACAGAATTGCTTCTTATACTAATATACCTCCAGGTAAATATACCTTTTTAGTAAAGGGTTCTAATAATTCCGGGGTATGGAATGAGGTTGGTTCCTCGATAAAAATTATCATAACTCCTCCTTTCTGGAAGACAAATTGGATGTTAGCCATATATATCGTTATGATTCTACTGGCGTTGTTTTTAATTCGAATGGCGGTACAAATTCGAGAGCGTAATCGTGCCAGGAACCAAATGAAGTTAATGGAAGCAGAGAAAATGCATGCGATAGATCAGGTAAAACTGAGATTTTTTACTCATATTTCTCACGAGTTCAGAACTCCTTTAACACTTATCATTGATCCTATTGAACATTTGTTGCGTGTTGAGAACAGAATTACCGGTAAAAAGCGCCGTTTGTATTACAATTTGATCTTACAAAATGCTCGAAGACTGTTAAGGCTGGTAGATCAGATAATGGATGCCCGAAAGTTGGATACAGGTAGCATGACTTTAGAATTAAAGAGAAGAGAATTTATTTCTTTTGTAAAAGCTATTTTTTCTGTTTTCCGTATTCAGGCTGAGCAGCGACGAATCACGTATTCTTTAAAAACAGAAGTGTATAGCCTTTATTTTTGGTTTGACCCTGATAAAATAGAGAAAGCTATCTATAATGTTATTAATAATGCTTTTAAATTTACCCCATCTGGGGGCAGAATAAATGTTTTACTTTCATATACTCCTCATAATGAATTTGAATGTGAAAATGGCGATATGAGAATAGTTGGTGATATGAAAGTAGAAGTAAAAGATACGGGAATTGGTATATCACCAGAACATATTAAAAATATATTTGATCCATTTTATCAAGTGCAGAGCAAGCCAGAATGGAAATTTCAAGGAAGTGGTATTGGGTTATCTTTATGCAAGGAATTCATTGAAATGCATGGTGGTAGAGTGTTTGTTGAAAGTACGCCCGGTCAAGGTAGCACATTCGCTTTATTAATTCCTGTTAGAATGAAAGTAGAGGAGATAAAAAATTTGAATATCATTCACATTCATTCCACCAAAGAGAATGAATTGGTAGATAAGGTGTGCTCAGATACATTAAAAGGTGGATATGACTATAATTCTGGACAAAATAACAATAAACCTTTGATCCTAGTTATAGAAGATGATGAGGATTTACGCAGGTACCTTGTTATGGAGCTTGAGAATCAATATTCTATAATTCAAGCCACAGAGGGTTTGAGCGGTTATGAAATAGCAGTGGATAAAATTCCTGATTTGATCGTTTGCGATATTATAATGCCAGTGATGGACGGTCTGGAATTTTGTAATAAATGTAAGAGAGATCAGCGTACTAGTCATATACCAATAATTTTGTTAACAGCAGACCCTTCGCATGAAAGACTGAGAGAGGGATTATTATCAGGAGCAGATGATTACATAGTTAAACCATTTAACTCAGAACTTTTAAAAATACGTATTGAAAATTTATTAGCCACGCGAAAAAAGATTCAGGAAAAATATTTAAAAATGATTTATCTTAATCCTAAGGAGATAGATGTTAAATCACCAGATTTGGAGTTTATTAAGAAAATAATAGAAATTATTGAACATAATATTTCAGATCCGGGATTTTCAGTAGATGATTTGAGTTATAATGTTTGTTTAAGTCGTGCTCAATTATACCGTAAGGTAAGAGCATTGATAGATCAAACACCCAGTGATTTTATAAAGAATTATCGATTGCAAAGAGCGATGCAGCTTCTTAAAAAGGGTTATTCTTCATCTGAGGTGTGTTATAAAGTAGGTTTTAGGGACCCATCATATTTTTCTAAGTGTTTCAAAAAACAGTTTGGTAAGACACCTCAAGAAATAAAAAAAGAATTCCCAAGTGCATAGCTAAATAAATTTAATCCTCGAGTAAAAATAATTACTTAAAAAATGCAACCTATTTACCAGACAATGAGATGATTTTCTATTTGTGGTATTTTACTTTCTTTTTGTGAAAGAGAAAAAGGGTAAATCAAGCTATAAGTCCAATGATAAAAAAAGTCGGAACTATTTAAAATGGATTCTAATTGAGGTTTTAAGCGTTATCTTTATCGTTTTACTTTTTATAATACTTTATAGGTATATTTAATGAATAGAGAATTTCTAAGCAAACTGTTTAAATATTTTTCCACCATGTTTTTCATAAGTTTGGGAAATAATTGGTGATTAAAAATGGAGGGAAATTATGAGAATGAAAAGCTTTACTATGTTATTAACCTTAGTGATTTTAATTACTTCATTGGTGTTGGCACAGAGTGTCGTTAAGGAATCTTTCAGTTACCCTGCTAATACTCTGAATGGATTAGGTTCTTCAAGTGATGGATTTGGTGGATCATGGTTTACTGATTTGACGGATAATGGAGTAGAGGGATTGGTATCGATAGCGGGGACACGCTTTGCATATGGTGATTTGAATTATGAAATACCTCATGATACTGCGCATTTGCAGGTAGTAAAGAGCAATGCCTGGACTGATCACAATCGTTATATGCGACCTTTGGCGGAGGTATGGCCAAATGAGGCGGGTAAGAAGTACTGGGTTAGTTATTTATTGGATGTAAAGGAGCCGTTGCCTGTTGGTAATACCTATTTCATGGTGAAGTTGTATAAGGGTACTACTGAGTTATTGGCAATTGGTAAGTCGGGAGGTCAGAGTACGCCTGTATTTTCCTGTGGTAGTGGATGGACAGGAGATCCTCCTGATGTATCCACGACAGAGATTACAGCGGGACCTGTGTGGATAGTTACGATGATCAAAATGTCAGGAGGAGAGGGACCAGATAGGACCTATATGTGGATTGATCCGGATCCGAGTGGAGGAGAGCCAGATACAAACGATGCAATTGTAAAGAGAAATTCCTCGATGCCTGATGGATTTGATCATATCGCTCTTGAGTTTGGTGGTGATGGAGAAAATGTCAGATTGGTATTTGATGAAATTACAATTGCTACATCTTTTGAAGATTTAACTGCCGAATCACCAACAGGGCCTGTAGTTCGTGAATCTTTCAATTATCCTGCTAATACTCTGAATGGATTAGGTTCTTCAAGTGACGGATTTGGTGGGTCATGGTTTACTGATGTTACGGATAATGGGGTAGAGGGATTGGTATCGATAGCGGGGACACGCTTTGCATATGGTGATTTGAATTATGAAATACCTCATGATACTGCGCATTTGCAGGTAGTAAAGAGCAATGCCTGGACTGATCACAATCGTTATATGCGACCTTTGGCGGAGGTATGGCCAAATGAGGCGGGTAAGAAGTACTGGGTTAGTTATTTATTGGATGTAAAGGAGCCGTTGCCTGTTGGTAATACCTATTTCATGGTGAAGTTGTATAAGGGTACTACTGAGTTATTGGCAATTGGTAAGTCGGGAGGTCAGAGTACGCCTGTATTTTCCTGTGGTAGTGGATGGACAGGAGATCCTCCTGATGTATCCACGACAGAGATTACAGCGGGACCTGTGTGGATAGTTACGATGATCAAAATGTCAGGAGGAGAGGGACCAGATAGGACCTATATGTGGATTGATCCGGATCCGAGTGGAGGAGAGCCAGATACAAACGATGCAATTGTAAAGAGAAATTCCTCGATGCCTGATGGATTTGATCATATCGCTCTTGAGTTTGGTGGTGATGGAGAAAATGTCAGATTGGTATTTGATGAAATTACAATTGCTTCTTCATTTGAAGATCTGACTGTACCAACCTTTATTCGTGATAAAAGGACAACACCTTACAAGTTTGTTTTAAATCAAAATTATCCAAATCCATTTAACCCGATTACATTTATTTCCTATACACTCGAGCAACAAGGTAATGTTCGTCTGGCTGTGTATGATCTTTTAGGTAAGGAGGTGGCTATACTGATAAATGAAAAACAGAAAGCTGGTGAATACAGAGTACCATTTATGGGATTAGGACTCCCCTCTGGTGTATATTTCTATCGTCTACAGGTTGGTAATAATGCAGATACGAAGAAAATGATACTACTCAAATAATTAATAATCGTTGGACAATTAGAGTAAAGTGATACCCGCTATGCAAAATAGCGGGTGTTTTTTTGTCAATAAATGAAAGTTTGCCTATAGTTTAGGAAATTCTATCAATATGAATTAATGTTCAGTTTGTTCTTAGAACTTAGATTAGAAAAGACAGATTATTGAGTATCAGATTGTAATTAAATATCTGACTTAGATAACGCATATACAAAAATGTTGTTAAGTAATATACTAAAATATATTGTATTGTTAATCTTTGAAAATTAATATGTTTTTGTTTTGAGATGTAGAAAAATTAATCAATTTCGGTTTACTTTATAAATAGAGTAAGATATGGGTTTTACTTTTACTTCGTAATGATTCCCATTCACTTTAACGTTCGATTCTTTCCCGAAAATCAATTTTAAATTTTTGGCTTTAATATTTAGTTTAAAGTTTGCATTAACCTCTCTATTGGATGGATTGAATATTACCAGTATTATATCCTCTTTTACCGCACGTGCAAAAATGAATGGATAATCATTTTCTTTTGCGTATATGGGAACAAATTCAGCATAAGCAGCCAATGCTGGCTCGCTGTGTTTCAATTTAATAAGTTGTCGTACCTTATTAAGTAATGAATTTGGATCCTGTTCCTGCTCCGCAACAGTTGGTGCATCGGGATCAGGATCAACAGGTAGATATATGTTTTCTGCAGGGGCTGTTGAAAACCCAAAATTTTTATCTTTTTTCCATTGCATTGGGGTACGGGCTCCTGCGCGTGGAGGATATGCTCCTTCTTTAATGGGCACATCATATAATTGTCTCATTCCAATTTCATTTCCGTAGTAAATAAATGGTATCCCGGGCATGGTAAATGCGAAAGCGAAAATCATTTCAAGTTCATCATAGCTTCTCTTAATATTAAGCCGTGACAGATCGTGATTACCAAGTGGTAGAATTATATATCCTTTACCTTTTGTTTTTTTGTATTGATCCATATATTTTTCTAAAAAATATGTTATATTGCCCTTGCCGGCACTATCAAAAAAGCTATATCCTTCAGAATGCCCATTCAGTATCCTCCAGCTTTCTTTTTGATATAAATCATTGAAACCTGGAAACCAGTGGAAAAAATCAGCATGAAAACAATTATCCAGTGCAACCTCAGGATATCCCCACTCAGCGACCATGAAAGCATCAGGATAATCATTGTCTATAATATTGCGAATTTTTCTCCAGAATTCTTTTGTTGCTTCATCTCGATTATTATACTCCGGGTCATTTTTTGTAACATTTGCATTTTTTACAAGAGCGCCAGCCATATCTGCACGAAATCCATCAGCGCCCATATCCATCCAGAATCGTAAAACTTTTATCAGTTCTTCATGCAGAGCGAGTATATCAGGATGATTAGGTGGTAGCATCCATGGCCCTTCTGGCTTTACGAATCCAAAGTTAAGTGCTGGTTGACACCAGTAAAAATTGTACATATATTGTCCATTCCTATTACCGTAGCCCTTTATAAAGGAATGACGAAATGCCATGGGAGGGTCTATCCATACATTGTCCGTCCATATATACCAGTTTGTATAGCGATTCTTTTTCTGTTTGGCAGACTCTTGAAACCAAGGATGTAAGATACTGGTATAGCTTATTACATAATCGAAAATAATTTTCAATCCTCGTTTTTCAGCCTCCTCGAATAAAAGTTTGGCATCTTCGTTTGCTCCATAACGATTATCTACTTTATAGTAGTCTGTAATATCATAACCACCGTCAAAAAAAGATGATTCAAAAAATGGATTAATCCAAATTCCATCTACACCAAGGCTTTTAATGTAGTCAAGCTTCTTTATAATTCCTTTTAGATCACCTATTCCGTCTCCATCGGAGTCGTAAAATGACTGTGGATAGACCTGATAAATAACGGCTATATGTAGCCAATCAGGGCAATCAGGAACTGCATATTCGCCTGTAATTATACCTGAATTAATAAATGCATATTTAGTTGAAGTTGATTCAGCTTTGGAATTAATATGAAAAATACTTATTAGAATCAATGATACAGTAAAATAATACCTTATCATTATTCCTCCAGTATTACATATCATTTTCCTCGTTGTTGTAAAAAGGGATAATCTTTATTTTAACAAGATCATCTTTTTTGTTATCGTCTGGTTTCCTATATATAGTTTGTAAAAATAAATACCGTTATTGAAGGCTGATGCGTCTAAGGTTATTGAATGTTTACCTGTATTGTAATATTTATTGTTTATTAAAGAAGCGACTTCGACTCCTTTTATATTGAATATTTTCAGTGATACTTTTGAAGGCTGTTTTAATGTAAAAGGTATTATAGTATTTGAGTTAAAGGGGTTTGGATAATTTTGAAAAAGTTGGAATCCATTGTTAATTGTGGATGGATCACATTTTCCTATATCGTTTCCCTCACTTGCCTTAATCAATATATACTGAACTGAGCGAGGAGGTAGTTCAACTTTTATTTCATCAGAGGCAGGATATGCGAAAGCAGGAATCTCTTCTAAATTTTCGATAGGTCCCCAATATGATCCAGTAGGCCCGTATCCATTTACAAATACATGTTGGGAGTATTCACCTTCATCAGCTTTTCCTGTTAGTGAATAGACATAGTAAAGATTGCCAACTGAACGTGAATCTATCATTATCTTTGCTGTTAAATTAATTGTTGATTTATTGACTATTACAATTCCTATTTCACCATCTCTAAATGTTGATGCATATGCTAATACGTTTTTATTGTTGGAATTTGTTTTTAGAGCGTGATCACCGGTGAATTTTTTTAGATAATAAATATAAAAGAAATCAGGTCTGGGGTTCCATAACGGATATGATGGATTGTCGTGGTAGTAAAACATACCGTCAGTATCCCAGTTTGCAACCAGCCAACGGCATGACATTCCATAACCATATTTTATTAATTCACAGAATACTATTACTGCCTGTATACCATTAATTATTGAAATCTTAGCACTATCGTTACTGCCATCCATACTACGCATATTCCACTCGGTAAGAGCAATCGGTTTTGGCACTGCGCCTTTATCATTTATATCTTTGTATATAAAATTTATCATATCTTTGACTGTTTTAGATGCTGCATCAAGAAGCTTTTGAGCTGTGGAATTATCATTTCCAAAGTAATTATGAATTACATAAAAATCTGCAGCATCTCCTACTTCCCTGAAAAAACCTTCATTCCAGTCTCTTTCAGCAACATTCCAGCTATTTGTAGCATCATAGTGAATTATCTGTCCTCCAATGTAAATTTTATTTCCTAATTCTACAGCGGCAGCGCGCATCGAATCAGCAAAGATCCTGAAGTGTTTTCCGTATAGGGAACCATTTATTATTTCTGGTTGACCATCTTTATTTAAATTAGTATCTATTTGCCAGCCTGCTTCCCATGGTCCTGCATTTTCATTGCCAATTTCCCAGAATTTTGTTCTTCCATCATCATAGCGTACCCACTCTGCGGCGAGATGCGCAGCTTTTGCTACTGGATTCTCGCCTAGTCCATAGCGAGCATAACCATAGTTGACTGTAATTAGTCCTTCTATATCAAGATCCCATCTCATATTGTAATAGGTATCTACGTTTGTAGGTGACCATTCGCTTGTTCCATTTCCAGTCTGGGGATATAAATTAATCGGTTGTCCATTTTTTGTACCATCTGGAATAGTGTTTGGTATGTCATCAGGTATGCCATTCCAGAAGAAAATATCGGACCAGCTTCCTCCGGGATAGCGTAAGATTGTTACTTCGAGTTTTTCAAGATAATCCATAATAGTTGGATTATAAATTTTATTTCCAACCCAGGCAGCAATTGCGTTTCCAAATATATATTTTGAAATTTTTCCTAATGTATCCTTTGAAAAAACAGTTATCTCAACATTTGCTTCTTCGGTTGGTGGTGAAGCATCTATTGATATCGGGATAGTAGCTTTTTTAGGTTTGAAATCCTCTAGAAAACAATTGGGAAATGTATCGCTAAAGATTTGAGATGAGAAGATAGCTAAAAAAAGAGCGGTTTTTAATTTTCTAGTCATAATTTATAGTCCTATGATTTGACACAGTTTGTTTAGTAAATTGTAAAAATAGGAAAACACTTTTATTTTGACCCCTTATTCATTCCAATATCAATTCTGTACATAGTCCATTCTTCTTCTAGATCGTTGTCACCGCGAATAAGATAAATATAAGACTGTGTGCCCCAGGCAAAATATTTACAATAGGATGGAACTATGCCAAGGTAGAAAAAGTCCATAGTCTGCGTGTTGAAATCGTATACTAATAATGGATTTTCTGCACTCACGCCGATAAATAGCCTACCATCTTCGCTAAAATAGAAACTATTTATCTGATCTATATCTGTAAAGTATTGGTCTGTAAAGTTAGTCAAATTCAGTACCAGTTCTTTATCACCTACATTGCCCTTGCTATCTATAGAATGACGCCATATTGCAAATTCAGGATTATTCTCATCTGGCTCATTACAAATAACATTAACATATACATAGCCGTTGTAAACTCTTATTCCGATAATCTCATCCTTAATATAGTAATCAGTATAAATTGGATTTTTATCCGGTGTAACTACCACTAGCCCTGATCTGCGTCCACCAGTGACTAGGTAACCGTGGCTGGTAAAGTCTCCGTATTTAACAACTTTGCCGGATTTTAACTTTATCCATTGTGTCATTTCTTCTGTTTGTAAATTGAGGACATCTATTGCCCGATTATTCTCAAATAGATATAAGTTATTATCGAATCCAATAGTAATATCGTAAATAATACGATTCGCTGTACCAATAATCGTTTTATCTCCAGAGGATGTAATTTTATATATATTTATTTTCTTTTCAACTACGTAAATATTTTCATCGTCGTCTACTGTTACCGCATTTAGTTGTTTGTTTTCAAGAAAATTGCCATATGGTTCAATTACTTTATGTATTTTATATGGACTATATTTTGCCACCACCATGGCGCTATCACATACAACTTTTACAACGCAAGAATCTTTACTTATGGCTGGTCTGCGAACTACTATCGAATCATTAGATGCAGATACCACGTTGGCTTTAACATTGTCAAAATAAACGGATACTTTGCCAACGAAATTTGACCCAAATATTTTTATATAATTACAACCTGGAGTAGCTTCCTCTGGTGGGTATATTTTAACAATTGAGGGGATTGGTAATTCGGGATAATCTTTATACCATAATGGTTGTGTTACATCATATTCGCACTTGATAAACATTAATAGCATTAAATAAAAAGTTAATTTTATTAATATGTGTTTGATTTTCATGATCTTTCTCTCCCTCTCTGTATTCTATTAAAATGATATTCTTACAGTTATTCGCTTAACACTATTAAATACGCCATATGGGACGTATGCATAATCAATAGCATATCTAAAACGAGAAATTCCAACTCCAAAAGAAAAATCGCTTTCATCACTGTTTGTAATATACCCTCCTCTTAAATAGAGAGTATTAAATATTTCCCACTCTAAACCTACTTTAAGTTGTTCTGGGCGTGATCGATAATGACTGGCATCTATACTTATATAAACAGCCTGGTCTTGTGGTTTATTATTTAACCATTCCAGTATATCCATTGACACACCAAGATTGAAGACTAATGGTAACTGAAACAATTCCTGAACATATTTGATTTCTTTTGAAAAATTTCTAACAGACATTCCGAATACAATGCCCTTAAAACCTGTTCTATATTGTGTCCCGAAATCAAAGGATAGGGGTGTTAAAACATTTTCTACCACTACAGCAGTAGTATCCGGAATTTTTGAAATTTTGGGTATTACACTTTTACCTAGATCTTGTTTCACATAACGAATTTGACCACCGACGCTGAACCATTCTGTTAGCTTTTTTGCATAACCTACTCCAATAGCATTGGCAGATAGATGAAAAATACCCGTATCATCGTATCCAGAAGGAATATTTTTATTTACCCTTGTTCCATAGAATTCTCCATAATTCACATTCTGGTAACTGAAACCTATGACACCAAATCTTCCTTTTGCAGGGGAGATTGCCAAGGAAAAAGTATTATGTACTATATCTGCGATCCATTGATTGTGGCTTGCTGTTATATCAATGAAACTTGTTAATCTCGCCATTCCAGCTGGGTTGAAAAATAAGGAGCTTGAACCGGTTTCCAGACTCGTTACAGCATCAGCCATAGCTGCAGCACGAGCATCTGATACGACTGATAGAAATTCGAAACCTGCCTGTGCCAGTTTGACATTTTTTGCGTTTAACATACTAATGCAAATTAGTAGTGCGATTATTGTTTTTATAACATTAATTGAGTAATTAATTACTTTCATTATTCAATCCTCCTTATCTGATGACTACAAATTTGCGAAATACCGACTCGCCTTTTTTGAACATCAAATCTCCTGGCTCAAAAATTATATCACCCTTTTTTATTTCTAATTCTCCAGTTTTGGGATTGTAATAGTCACGACTTGCCACAATAGTTTCTGTAGCATATATATCTTCTGGGACTTCAACGTAGAGAATATAGATTCCACTCACAATGATCTGGCCTGAAGATGTCATAGAATCCCATAGTTCGTCACCTGTTCCATCATCGTGGTACTTTTCCCATATTAAATCACCTCTCTCTGTAAAAATTTTGAGTTTGCAAATAGGTGGTAATTCATAGAAAGCGATGCGGTCATATTGATAATTTTCACCAAACTGCCACATCCGTGCACGAATATCATAGGGATTAGGTACTACTCTAACATGTTCAATTAGATTTCCAGGAGGTCTCCCTAAATGTGCTGGGACAGTTGTTAGGGTCCAAAATAGGCTGCTATATAAAGGTTTGCCATTGTTTTCAAGACCATCGCTTTTTGTTTGGATATAATAGTAATAATCATTTCCACGAGCTGCACTTGTATCGTTGAATTCATGTACGTAATTAGATTTGTCACATTCAAAGATTTTAGTGTAGACAGTTTTGTAGTGCTTTACATTTCCTTCACTCCGATAAATGACGTATCCATCGAAATGAGGATGAGTAGTAGCATTGTCACTCCAGGTTAATCGAATTTTATTGCCTCCAGATTTAACGGTAAATTCATTTGGTGGAGGAGGTGGTTGAGGAATATTGTATTCTGATCTGTAATTTTCAACTGCTTTTCTTAAAACTTTCATTATAGAATCCACCCCGGTTTCACACCATGCTCTCTTGTAGGCATTGTGAGGTGCATAGCCCCATGGATTATTCGATGTAGCAGGACTTCCATCAGGCATGTCCAATTCGGGTTTATTTTCCATGTCTTTAAAATAAGCAAACCAATTTGCCCCTACTTCCCTGCACTTTTCCCAACTAATTCCGTTAACGCCTTCCGCGAAAATAATTTTTATACTATCACCAGGGCTCAGGGTATATGGTCCAAAGCCCCATCCCTGTGAACTACTCCCTGTTGTGTTCGTGTTTCTGTATACACTTC
Coding sequences within:
- a CDS encoding PorV/PorQ family protein, with product MKVINYSINVIKTIIALLICISMLNAKNVKLAQAGFEFLSVVSDARAAAMADAVTSLETGSSSLFFNPAGMARLTSFIDITASHNQWIADIVHNTFSLAISPAKGRFGVIGFSYQNVNYGEFYGTRVNKNIPSGYDDTGIFHLSANAIGVGYAKKLTEWFSVGGQIRYVKQDLGKSVIPKISKIPDTTAVVVENVLTPLSFDFGTQYRTGFKGIVFGMSVRNFSKEIKYVQELFQLPLVFNLGVSMDILEWLNNKPQDQAVYISIDASHYRSRPEQLKVGLEWEIFNTLYLRGGYITNSDESDFSFGVGISRFRYAIDYAYVPYGVFNSVKRITVRISF
- a CDS encoding T9SS type A sorting domain-containing protein codes for the protein MTRKLKTALFLAIFSSQIFSDTFPNCFLEDFKPKKATIPISIDASPPTEEANVEITVFSKDTLGKISKYIFGNAIAAWVGNKIYNPTIMDYLEKLEVTILRYPGGSWSDIFFWNGIPDDIPNTIPDGTKNGQPINLYPQTGNGTSEWSPTNVDTYYNMRWDLDIEGLITVNYGYARYGLGENPVAKAAHLAAEWVRYDDGRTKFWEIGNENAGPWEAGWQIDTNLNKDGQPEIINGSLYGKHFRIFADSMRAAAVELGNKIYIGGQIIHYDATNSWNVAERDWNEGFFREVGDAADFYVIHNYFGNDNSTAQKLLDAASKTVKDMINFIYKDINDKGAVPKPIALTEWNMRSMDGSNDSAKISIINGIQAVIVFCELIKYGYGMSCRWLVANWDTDGMFYYHDNPSYPLWNPRPDFFYIYYLKKFTGDHALKTNSNNKNVLAYASTFRDGEIGIVIVNKSTINLTAKIMIDSRSVGNLYYVYSLTGKADEGEYSQHVFVNGYGPTGSYWGPIENLEEIPAFAYPASDEIKVELPPRSVQYILIKASEGNDIGKCDPSTINNGFQLFQNYPNPFNSNTIIPFTLKQPSKVSLKIFNIKGVEVASLINNKYYNTGKHSITLDASAFNNGIYFYKLYIGNQTITKKMILLK
- a CDS encoding glycosylase, translated to MIRYYFTVSLILISIFHINSKAESTSTKYAFINSGIITGEYAVPDCPDWLHIAVIYQVYPQSFYDSDGDGIGDLKGIIKKLDYIKSLGVDGIWINPFFESSFFDGGYDITDYYKVDNRYGANEDAKLLFEEAEKRGLKIIFDYVISYTSILHPWFQESAKQKKNRYTNWYIWTDNVWIDPPMAFRHSFIKGYGNRNGQYMYNFYWCQPALNFGFVKPEGPWMLPPNHPDILALHEELIKVLRFWMDMGADGFRADMAGALVKNANVTKNDPEYNNRDEATKEFWRKIRNIIDNDYPDAFMVAEWGYPEVALDNCFHADFFHWFPGFNDLYQKESWRILNGHSEGYSFFDSAGKGNITYFLEKYMDQYKKTKGKGYIILPLGNHDLSRLNIKRSYDELEMIFAFAFTMPGIPFIYYGNEIGMRQLYDVPIKEGAYPPRAGARTPMQWKKDKNFGFSTAPAENIYLPVDPDPDAPTVAEQEQDPNSLLNKVRQLIKLKHSEPALAAYAEFVPIYAKENDYPFIFARAVKEDIILVIFNPSNREVNANFKLNIKAKNLKLIFGKESNVKVNGNHYEVKVKPISYSIYKVNRN
- a CDS encoding IPT/TIG domain-containing protein, encoding MKIKHILIKLTFYLMLLMFIKCEYDVTQPLWYKDYPELPIPSIVKIYPPEEATPGCNYIKIFGSNFVGKVSVYFDNVKANVVSASNDSIVVRRPAISKDSCVVKVVCDSAMVVAKYSPYKIHKVIEPYGNFLENKQLNAVTVDDDENIYVVEKKINIYKITSSGDKTIIGTANRIIYDITIGFDNNLYLFENNRAIDVLNLQTEEMTQWIKLKSGKVVKYGDFTSHGYLVTGGRRSGLVVVTPDKNPIYTDYYIKDEIIGIRVYNGYVYVNVICNEPDENNPEFAIWRHSIDSKGNVGDKELVLNLTNFTDQYFTDIDQINSFYFSEDGRLFIGVSAENPLLVYDFNTQTMDFFYLGIVPSYCKYFAWGTQSYIYLIRGDNDLEEEWTMYRIDIGMNKGSK